The DNA segment CGACGCGCCGTGGTCGTCGTAGAGGAAGTCCGTCCAGAACAGCGCCCCCTCCGCGAACCGGCCCGTGCCGCAGGTCCGGGGGAAATGCTCCCCGAACGGCCAACTCGCGGGTGCGGGCAGTGCCGGCTCGCGTTGCAGCGCCGCCGGCGGCACACCCTCGGGCATCCCGTCGAGGACGACGAGGTCCGCCGCGGGCGCCGGCGACGGGGCGATCGCGTTCGCGACCGCACCGACGACGCGGCGCGCGACCCGGACCGGGAGCAGGGCGGTGGAGATCAACGACACCGGCCCGACGTTAGGGCGAAAGTCCGGTTATGGCGGGCGGTTCGGGGTCAGTAGGCGCCGAACACCAGCGCGACGTTGTGTCCGCCCAGGCCGAACGAGTTGCTGACCGCGTAGCGGTAGTCACCGCGCCTGGCCTCACCGGCGACCACGTCGAGGTCGACGTCGGGGTCCTGGTGGTGCAGGTTGAGCGTCGGGGGCACGACCCCGTCCCGCAGCGCCTGCACCGTGATCACCGCCTCCACCGCGCCGGCCGCGCCGAGGGAATGCCCGAGCGCCGCTTTCGGTGCGTACACAGCCGGGTGGTGTCCTCCCAGCGCATGCCGGATGGCCCGGGCCTCGGCCACATCGCCGAACGACGTGCCGGTGGCGTGGGCGTTGACGTGGTCGATGTCCGACGGCCCGAGGCCGGCCAGGTCGATCGCGTGTGCGATCGAGTCGCCGGCGGGCACACCGCTCGGATCGGGTTCGACGATGTCGTAGCCGTCAGAGGTCATCGCCGCCCCCATCAGGCGGCCCAGGATGGTCGCGCCGCGCGCCTTGGCGTGGTCCTCGGTTTCGATGAGCAGCAGCGCACCGCCCTCCCCGAACACCATGCCCTCACGGTCCTTGTCGAACGGGCGGCAGGCGCCGACCGGATCGTCGTTGTTCGTGGACAGCACGCCCATGCGGGAGAAGGAGCCCACCGGGACGGCTTCGATCCTGGTCTCCACGCCGCCGCAGATCGCGATGTCCGCCTCGCCGAGCACGAGTTGGCGCCACGCCTGGGCGATGGCGGCCGCGCCCGAGGCATCGGCCATCAGCGGGGAGATGATGCCGCCCTTGGCCTGCCGGTCCAGTCCCACCGCGGCCGCGGGCGCGTTCGGCATGTACATCTGCACCGCCAGCGGCGACACCGCGCGCAGCCCCTTCTGCCGCCAGTCGTCGTACTGTGCCGGGATCTCCTCGGTGGAGCCGAGCGCCAGCCCGATCGACACCATCAGCCGTCGCGCGTCGATGTCCGGTGTTCCCGCGGCCTCCCACAGCCGACGGCCCAGCACCGTCGACATCTTCTGCATGTACGACAGCCGGCGCAGTTCGACGCGATTGAGGTGTTCGTCGAAGTCCTCCCGTAGCTGACCGCCGATGCGCACCGGTGAGCCGAGCTCGTCGACGAACCAGGAATCCAGCCCGCGGATACCGCTGTTCCCGGCCAGCAACCGCTGCCAGGTGTCCTCGGCGTCAGGTGCCAGCGCCGTGGTCGACGCGACCGCGGTCACCACCACGTCCGTGAACCCACTGCCTGTTCTCAACTTGGCCATGCCTGCGAATTCCTTCACTACTCGCTTGACGACGTTGAGTTGCTGCGTACAGGATAACGCTGCGGCAACGGGTTTTTCGTCCGCGGCAAGCGCGTCAGCGCACCGCCCCGTTGATCGCGGGGTCCTCGATCATGCCCTTCTCGACACCCCACATCGTGGCGATCGTGCGGTACTCGCCGGTGGCCATCACGTATTCGAGCGCCTGGCGCAGCGACTCGGCCAGCGGCGACCCCTTGGCAACGGGCCATCCGTAGGGCGCGGAGTCGAACACCTCACCCGCGGGTTCCAGCGCACCGCCGGAGGTCTTGATGGCGAATCCGGTGACCGGCGAGTCGGCCGACATCGCGTCCACCTCACCCGCGATCAGCGCCGCGGTGACGTCGTCTTGTTCGGTGAACACGACCTTCTCGATGGGCTCCCGCCCGGCCGCGACGCACGCCTCACTCTTGGCGGGCAGTTCCTCGGTCTCCTGGATCACGCTGTAGGCCACACCGACTCGCAGTCCGCACGCGTCCGCCGGGTCGACCGCCGCCCCGGCGCGCTGCGCCCACAGCGTGCCGGCCTCCAGGTAGGTCACGAAGTCGACCGTCTTCTCGCGCTCGATCGTGTCGGTGATCGACGACATGCCCACCGTGAACGCCCCCGATTGCACCGACGGGAGCACGCTTTCGAATGCGGTCTCGCGGAACTCCGGCACCAGCCCCAGCGTCCGCGTCACGGCCTTCATCAGGTCCACGTCGAACCCGACGATCTCTCCGTAGGCGTCGCGGAACTCGTTCGGCGCGTAGGGCACGTTGACGCCGACGACCAGCCGGCCCGACTCGCGGACGTCCGCGGGCAGTGTGGCGGCGATCGACGGCACCGCACCCGGTGTCGGCACCGGCGTCGGCGTCGCGGTGTCCTCGGCCACCACCACCTGCCGCGGGGCGCGGGTCCGGTCAGGCCACCCGCTCCACTGCCACGTCACGACCCCGGAGATCACCACCAGCACCAGCCCGGCGCCGACCACCGCACCCGCGCGGCGGGTCAGTCTGCGCCGCACCGGGATCCGCGCGGACCGCGCCGAGTGCCTTCCCGAGCGGCTCGACCAGCGCATCGGGGAGGTCAACGCCCGCCGCGCCGCCGCCGCGAGCTCCGCCGCGGACTGGTACCGGTGCTCGGGTTTCTTGGCCATGCCCTTCTCGATCACGGCGTCGAACGCAGCCAACCGGGCGTCGGTCGCCGACGGTTTGGGCACGGGCTGGACGATGTGGCCGGCGATCTGCTGTTCGAGGCTGTCGGCCGGGTACGGGCGCGCGCCGGTCAGGCACTCGTAGAGCACGCAGGTGAGCGCGTAGATGTCGGATCGCGGATCGATCTTTCCCCCGTTGAACCGCTCCGGCGCCATGTAGGCCAGCGTGCCCAGGGTGCTGCCCGCCGTCGTCATCCCGGGCTCGCCGGCGCTGCGGGCCAGGCCGAAGTCGATCAGGTAGACGAAGTCGCGTTCGGTGATGAGCACGTTGGACGGTTTGACGTCGCGGTGGATCAGCCCGGCCGCGTGCGCGGCGTCGAGCGCAGTGGCCACCTGTTCGACGACCTTGACGGCGAAGGACGGCAGCAGCGCTTCGCCGTTCTCCTCCAGGATGGTGCCGAGATTGCGGCCTTCGATGAGCCGCATGTCGAGATAGAGCCGGCCGTCGATCTCGCCGTAACTGTGGATCGGCACGACGTGCGGGTCCTGCACGCCGGCGGCGGCCTGTGATTCGCGCCGGAATCTGCGCTGGAACGTGGTGTCCTGGGCGAGGTGCGGCGGCAGCACCTTGAGGGCGACGATCCGGTCGGTATGGGTGTCGTAGGCCCTGTAGACCTCGCCCATGCCGCCTCGGCCGATCAGCTCCTGGAGCTGGTAATGCCCGAATGGTGTCGCGTCCACCGTTGTACTCCTCGGCAGCGGCCAGTCGGTGTGTCGACTGAAATTACCCCACGTTTGCCGAGAATGTCGCCACTCGTATCGACGTACCCGTCAAAACTGCCGTCGAAGTTTACTTATGGCAAATTTGGTAAACCGTAGGGAAACCCCCGATTCCTCGGCGCATCCCTGCGTCGGACACTTGCGGCAACGAACAGCCGTGGGGGACGGCCGGTCGTCCGCATGGGACCGAGAAGGGGGCAACCAGTGATTCAGCAGGTCGCGGACCGACAAACCAGCATCGACCACCGCGCGGACGGGGAACACCGCCGCGCCGGCAGTAGGGGAACCTTCCAAGTGACAGCTACGGGGCGTACCCCGAGTGACATGCCGGGCCTCGACATCGGCGAGCTCAAGTCCTGGCAAAACTATCTGGATGCCGCGCTGCGGCTGCAAGCCAAACTCAACCACGACCTCAACGAGGCCTGTCGGCTGACGCTGGAAGACGTCCGACTGCTGCACGAACTCGCCAAATCGGCCACCGGTTCGGTCCGGATGGGTGCGCTCGCGCAGACTTTGGTGTCGACCCCCAGCCGGGTCAGCCGCCGAGTCGACCGGCTCGAGGCGCGCAATCTGGCGCACCGTGCGTCGAGCGATCGGGACGGCCGCTACGTGCTGGCCACCATCACCGACGAGGGCCGCTCGCTGCTCGACAAGGCGATGGCCGTCTACGGCCAGACCGTGCGCACCCACTATCTCGACCCACTCAGCCGGCCGCAGACCGCCGCGATGGCGGAGAACTGCCGACGGATCAACGCGGCACTGTCCCCCGAGCTCCGCGCGGCCAACTGATTCCGTTGCGCCCCCTGGCTAACTGACGTCGAGGATAGTTTGCAGAGTCTGATGTTGAACATGCAACGAGGCGGCGGCGAAAACCGGTCCTGAGCACCCGCTCGGCACGAAATCATACCGGGGGTCGGTTTCCGTATCGCTTTGCTGTTTGCGATCATGACGTAGTGGACGTGCTGCGGAACACGCCGGCCGGATCGTCGGCTGTCGCGGAGTTCCTCAACGCCGTCCCCCACGGTCCGGCGGGGCTCCTGGTCGAGGGGGAGGCCGGGATCGGGAAGACCCGATTGTGGCTGAGCGGGGTCGAGGAAGCGCACCGCCGCGGATACCGGGTGTTGTCGGCGCGCGCTGGTCAAGCCGAGACGTCGTTGGCGTACGCCGCGGTCGCCGACCTCCTCGAGGACGTCGATCCGGAGATCACCGCGCACCTGCCCGTCGTGCAGCGCCTGGCCCTCGACCGGCTGCTGTTGCGCGGCGACGCCGACGGCCCCGAGACGGACCACCGCGTCGCCGCTGCCGCCGTACTGAGCACCGTCGAGACCCTGTGCCAGGCGGCGCCGTTGATCGTGGCCGTCGATGACGTGCAGTGGCTCGACGTGTGCAGCCGCGACGTCCTCGGATTCGTCGCACGGCGGCTCAGCTGTCCGGTCGGCCTGCTGCTCACCGAGCGCACCGAGGAGTCCCTCAACCACACCGAATGGCTGCAGCTCGCCCAGCCCGACCGATTGCGCCGTCACCGCGTTGCACCGCTTTCCCTCGGTGGCCTGCACGCGATGCTCTCGGAGCGGCTCGGTCGCTCGTATCCGCGGCCGACTCTGATCAGGATCGCCGAAACCTCCGGAGGCAACCCGCTTTACGCGCTCGAACTGGCCCGCGCGATGGCCGAGCAGACCGCCGCGGGCGAACCCACCCTGCCCGCATCCCTGACCGATGTCGTGCGCCGGCGCATCCAGGGCATCGACGAGGTGGTGCGCGACGTGCTGCTCGCCGCGGCATGCGTGGCCGCCCCCACGGTAGACCTGGTGGCCAGCGCCACCGAGAAGACACCGGAGGAAGTGCTCGAGCTGCTGGAAGCCGCCGAAGCGCAGGGTCTGGTCGAGATCGACGGGCTGACAGTACGATTCGCCCATCCCCTGCTCGCGCGCGGCGTGTATTCCGAGGCCGGCCCGGCCCGGCGCCGTCACATGCACCGCAGGCTTGCAGGGGTGATCTCCCAACCCGAGCAGAAGGCGCGCCATCTCGCGCTCGCCGCGACCAGTCAGGACGACGACACGCTCGCCGCCCTCGATGCGGCCGCCAACGCGGCGCGCGCCCGCGGCGCACCCGCCGCGGCCGCCGAACTGCTCGAGTTCGCGATGCGGCTCGGCGGGGACACCGATCTGCGCCGCTTGCAGGCCGCCGCCCATTACTTCACCGCTGGAGACAGCGGGCGCGCCGAGGAACTGCTCGAGAGCACGCTGCCACGGATGCCGCACGGGCCGCTGCGGGCCATCGCGTCCATGCAGCTCGCCGGAATAGTCATCGACCACAACGACTTCCACCGGGGGCTCGGACTACTCGACGAGGCGCTGGCCGACTGTGAATCCGACCAGACCCTCGAAGTGCACTGCCTGCTGTCGCTGAGCATGGCCCAGACCAACGCGGGTGACCACGAACCGGCGTTGCGCAATGCCGACCGTGCCGTGGCGATCGCCGAGCAGACGGGCCAGCTCCAGCTAATCGGACAGGCCCTCACCGTGCGGCTGTTCGTCCGCTTCATCTTCGGATTCGGTGTGGACCAGCAGGAGCTGCAACGGGCCCTCGACGCCGAGGATCCGAACGACGAGGTGCCGCTGCCGTTCCGGGCCACCGTGGTGGCCGGGCTCCTCAACTCGTGGACCGGTCGCCTCGACGAGGCGTACGCCACGCTGCAGGATCTGCGGCGCCGCAGTCTGGACCGGGGCGCCGACCGCGACCTGCTTGCGATCTCCGTGAGCGGAACCCTGCTCGAACTCTGGCGCGGACGGCTCGACGAAGCCGCCACCTACGCCGACGACGCCGTGGAACGCGCAGAGCAGGTCGGCGGGGAGAACTCACGCCTGGTGGCCCTCGGCGTGCGCGCCATCGTCAGCGCCTTCGCCGGGCGGGTGCGGGCCGCCCGCGCCGATGCGGAAGCGGCGCTGGACATGGCCCGGCGCAGCGAGGTCATGCGGATGACGTGGTGGCCGCTCGGGGTGTTGATCTTCCTCGAGGTGTCGCTCGGAAACTACCCGCAGGCGCTCGTCACGCTGGAACCCCTGATGGACGACTTCCTGCGGACTCCGGGCAACGAGATCTTCGGCTCCTTCTTCGTGCCCGACGCGGTCGAAGCGCTGGTGGCGGTGGGGCGAAGCGCCGAAGCGCAACCCCTGATCGAGAGATTCGAGAACGACGGCCGGCGCCTCGACCGCCCCTGGCTCTCGGCGGTCGCGGGGCGGTGCCGGGGGATGGATCTGGCCGCCCGCGGAGACGTCGACGGTGCGGTCGCCGCGGTGACCGAAGCGATGACCCACCACGACCGGTTGCCGATGCCGTTCGAACGGGCGCGCACCGCGTTGCTCCTCGGCCAGTTGCAGCGCAGACAGCGCCGCAAAGAGGCCGCCGCCGCGACGCTGGGTGAGTCGCTCGCGACGTTCGAGAGCATCGGGGCCGCGCTGTGGGCACAGCGCGCCCGCGAGGAACTGGCCCGGGTCAACGTGCGCCCCACGCGCGATCAAGGCCTCACACCATCGGAGCGGCGAGTCGCCGAACTCGCCGCGTCGGGCATGAGCAACCGCGACATCGCCGCGGCACTGTTCATCAGCGTCAAGACCGTCGAGGCCAATCTCGGCCGGGTGTACCGCAAGCTGGGTGTGCGGGGCCGCGTCGCGCTGGCCCGCCGACTCGAAGAGTGAGCGCCTACACCGCCTGCTGCAGGTTCGCCGCCGACGCGGCCGTGTAGATCGCCGTGTACGTGCTGGCTTGCCCCGGCACCCGGATGATGTGCGTGGACTCGCCGCCGTCGGACCACCTGTCGAACGTCAGCTGCGCACCGTTGACCACCTGGGTCGTGGGTGCGCTGAGGACGTAGTCCACGCCGACCACCGCACGCTCGGTGTACGACCCGGTGTACGGCAGCCCGTCGATGGTGAACTTGGCGCCCGGATTGCTCGCCGCCACAGTCAGATCCACCAGATTCGGGTTGATGTCCCGGTAGGTCGACGTCGACAGGCCGCTGCTGTCGGTGACGGTCAGGTGCACGCGGTACCAGGTGCCGTCGATCTGATCGCGCGACCGCGGGATCGTGATGGTGCCGGTGGGTCCGACGATGTTGTCGGCGAACGGATGGGTGTGCTCGTTGTGGTGGAACACCACCGTCCACCT comes from the Mycolicibacterium litorale genome and includes:
- a CDS encoding KasA/KasB family beta-ketoacyl-ACP synthase, yielding MAKLRTGSGFTDVVVTAVASTTALAPDAEDTWQRLLAGNSGIRGLDSWFVDELGSPVRIGGQLREDFDEHLNRVELRRLSYMQKMSTVLGRRLWEAAGTPDIDARRLMVSIGLALGSTEEIPAQYDDWRQKGLRAVSPLAVQMYMPNAPAAAVGLDRQAKGGIISPLMADASGAAAIAQAWRQLVLGEADIAICGGVETRIEAVPVGSFSRMGVLSTNNDDPVGACRPFDKDREGMVFGEGGALLLIETEDHAKARGATILGRLMGAAMTSDGYDIVEPDPSGVPAGDSIAHAIDLAGLGPSDIDHVNAHATGTSFGDVAEARAIRHALGGHHPAVYAPKAALGHSLGAAGAVEAVITVQALRDGVVPPTLNLHHQDPDVDLDVVAGEARRGDYRYAVSNSFGLGGHNVALVFGAY
- the stpK7 gene encoding serine/threonine protein kinase StpK7, with translation MDATPFGHYQLQELIGRGGMGEVYRAYDTHTDRIVALKVLPPHLAQDTTFQRRFRRESQAAAGVQDPHVVPIHSYGEIDGRLYLDMRLIEGRNLGTILEENGEALLPSFAVKVVEQVATALDAAHAAGLIHRDVKPSNVLITERDFVYLIDFGLARSAGEPGMTTAGSTLGTLAYMAPERFNGGKIDPRSDIYALTCVLYECLTGARPYPADSLEQQIAGHIVQPVPKPSATDARLAAFDAVIEKGMAKKPEHRYQSAAELAAAARRALTSPMRWSSRSGRHSARSARIPVRRRLTRRAGAVVGAGLVLVVISGVVTWQWSGWPDRTRAPRQVVVAEDTATPTPVPTPGAVPSIAATLPADVRESGRLVVGVNVPYAPNEFRDAYGEIVGFDVDLMKAVTRTLGLVPEFRETAFESVLPSVQSGAFTVGMSSITDTIEREKTVDFVTYLEAGTLWAQRAGAAVDPADACGLRVGVAYSVIQETEELPAKSEACVAAGREPIEKVVFTEQDDVTAALIAGEVDAMSADSPVTGFAIKTSGGALEPAGEVFDSAPYGWPVAKGSPLAESLRQALEYVMATGEYRTIATMWGVEKGMIEDPAINGAVR
- a CDS encoding MarR family winged helix-turn-helix transcriptional regulator; translation: MIQQVADRQTSIDHRADGEHRRAGSRGTFQVTATGRTPSDMPGLDIGELKSWQNYLDAALRLQAKLNHDLNEACRLTLEDVRLLHELAKSATGSVRMGALAQTLVSTPSRVSRRVDRLEARNLAHRASSDRDGRYVLATITDEGRSLLDKAMAVYGQTVRTHYLDPLSRPQTAAMAENCRRINAALSPELRAAN
- a CDS encoding helix-turn-helix transcriptional regulator — encoded protein: MDVLRNTPAGSSAVAEFLNAVPHGPAGLLVEGEAGIGKTRLWLSGVEEAHRRGYRVLSARAGQAETSLAYAAVADLLEDVDPEITAHLPVVQRLALDRLLLRGDADGPETDHRVAAAAVLSTVETLCQAAPLIVAVDDVQWLDVCSRDVLGFVARRLSCPVGLLLTERTEESLNHTEWLQLAQPDRLRRHRVAPLSLGGLHAMLSERLGRSYPRPTLIRIAETSGGNPLYALELARAMAEQTAAGEPTLPASLTDVVRRRIQGIDEVVRDVLLAAACVAAPTVDLVASATEKTPEEVLELLEAAEAQGLVEIDGLTVRFAHPLLARGVYSEAGPARRRHMHRRLAGVISQPEQKARHLALAATSQDDDTLAALDAAANAARARGAPAAAAELLEFAMRLGGDTDLRRLQAAAHYFTAGDSGRAEELLESTLPRMPHGPLRAIASMQLAGIVIDHNDFHRGLGLLDEALADCESDQTLEVHCLLSLSMAQTNAGDHEPALRNADRAVAIAEQTGQLQLIGQALTVRLFVRFIFGFGVDQQELQRALDAEDPNDEVPLPFRATVVAGLLNSWTGRLDEAYATLQDLRRRSLDRGADRDLLAISVSGTLLELWRGRLDEAATYADDAVERAEQVGGENSRLVALGVRAIVSAFAGRVRAARADAEAALDMARRSEVMRMTWWPLGVLIFLEVSLGNYPQALVTLEPLMDDFLRTPGNEIFGSFFVPDAVEALVAVGRSAEAQPLIERFENDGRRLDRPWLSAVAGRCRGMDLAARGDVDGAVAAVTEAMTHHDRLPMPFERARTALLLGQLQRRQRRKEAAAATLGESLATFESIGAALWAQRAREELARVNVRPTRDQGLTPSERRVAELAASGMSNRDIAAALFISVKTVEANLGRVYRKLGVRGRVALARRLEE